Proteins from a genomic interval of Nocardioides jishulii:
- the mraZ gene encoding division/cell wall cluster transcriptional repressor MraZ, which produces MFFGTYTPKLDDKGRLFLPAKFREELAEGLVVTRGQERCLTIWSLEDFGRLTERLQQAPVTVKGTRDYVRMLFAAASQEVPDKQGRISIPPVLRQYASLDKDVVVIGSMNRIEIWDPTAWAEYSEQQEQVFADLSDEVFPGG; this is translated from the coding sequence ATGTTCTTCGGCACCTACACGCCCAAGCTCGACGACAAGGGTCGTCTCTTCCTCCCGGCAAAGTTCAGAGAGGAACTGGCGGAGGGTCTCGTCGTGACCAGGGGGCAGGAGCGCTGCCTCACGATCTGGTCGCTCGAGGACTTCGGACGGCTCACCGAACGGCTCCAGCAGGCGCCGGTGACCGTCAAGGGCACCCGTGACTACGTCCGCATGCTGTTCGCGGCCGCAAGCCAGGAGGTGCCCGACAAGCAGGGTCGGATCTCCATCCCTCCCGTGCTCCGCCAGTACGCGTCACTCGACAAGGACGTGGTCGTCATCGGGTCGATGAACCGCATCGAGATCTGGGATCCCACGGCCTGGGCCGAGTACAGCGAACAGCAGGAACAGGTCTTCGCGGATCTCAGTGACGAGGTCTTCCCGGGGGGCTGA
- the rsmH gene encoding 16S rRNA (cytosine(1402)-N(4))-methyltransferase RsmH, whose amino-acid sequence MANSRHVPVLLERVVALLEPPLSRPGAVLVDCTLGLGGHTEAVLDAFPGCRVIGIDRDPRAIALASDRLRPFGDRFTPAHATYDQIAEVVADAGLDHVDAVFFDLGVSSMQLDERERGFAYAEDAPLDMRMNDSTGLTAADVMNTYSHADLTRVLREYGEEKFASKIARAIVREREKEPWTRSGRLVELLYAEIPAPARRTGGHPGKRTFQALRMEVNDELGVLRRALPAALSVIGVGGRVVVESYHSLEDRMVKKAFAEVTTLDVPPDLPFVPEGAEPRMKLVIRGAEQADEAEIEHNPRAASVRLRAVERVLPDPRSTR is encoded by the coding sequence ATGGCCAACTCACGCCACGTCCCGGTGCTCCTCGAGCGGGTCGTCGCGCTGCTCGAGCCGCCCCTCAGCAGGCCCGGTGCCGTCCTGGTGGACTGCACCCTGGGCCTTGGAGGGCACACGGAGGCGGTGCTCGACGCGTTCCCCGGCTGTCGGGTCATCGGGATCGACCGCGACCCGCGCGCCATCGCCCTGGCCAGTGACCGCCTCCGGCCCTTCGGTGACCGGTTCACGCCCGCCCACGCGACGTACGACCAGATCGCCGAGGTCGTCGCCGACGCAGGCCTCGACCACGTCGACGCGGTCTTCTTCGACCTCGGTGTCTCCTCCATGCAGCTGGACGAGCGCGAGCGGGGCTTCGCGTACGCCGAGGACGCACCCCTCGACATGCGCATGAACGACTCGACCGGGTTGACCGCCGCCGACGTGATGAACACCTACTCGCACGCCGACCTCACCCGCGTCCTGCGTGAGTACGGCGAGGAGAAGTTCGCCTCGAAGATCGCCCGTGCCATCGTGCGCGAGCGCGAGAAGGAGCCGTGGACGCGCTCGGGCCGCCTGGTCGAGCTGCTGTACGCGGAGATCCCCGCCCCGGCCCGACGCACCGGTGGGCACCCGGGCAAGCGCACCTTCCAGGCCCTGCGCATGGAGGTCAACGACGAGCTCGGGGTGCTGCGCCGCGCCCTGCCTGCCGCCCTCTCGGTGATCGGCGTCGGGGGCCGCGTGGTCGTGGAGTCCTACCACTCGTTGGAGGACCGCATGGTCAAGAAGGCCTTCGCCGAGGTCACCACCCTCGACGTGCCGCCCGACCTGCCGTTCGTCCCTGAGGGGGCCGAACCCCGCATGAAGCTCGTGATCCGAGGCGCGGAGCAGGCCGACGAGGCCGAGATCGAGCACAACCCCCGAGCAGCCTCGGTCCGCCTGCGGGCCGTGGAACGAGTCCTTCCTGACCCGAGGAGCACCCGATGA
- a CDS encoding cell division protein FtsL, translating into MSSPAVQLRSRVSTLGGAAVEKARLTVVPVARARAPRVPFIVLVSVVALAGVVGLLMFNTSLQQASFAEARLSDKAAALADREETLRMELDDLRDPQRIAREAEAMGMVIPPAPAFLRLDGTVVGTPRPATPEDRIRISPRPPAMPADLRPQITVVEVPAKPAGG; encoded by the coding sequence ATGAGCAGTCCAGCAGTACAGCTGCGCTCGCGCGTCTCCACCCTCGGGGGAGCCGCCGTCGAGAAGGCCCGGCTCACCGTCGTCCCGGTCGCCCGGGCACGAGCGCCACGGGTGCCGTTCATCGTGCTCGTCTCCGTCGTCGCCCTGGCCGGGGTGGTCGGGCTGCTGATGTTCAACACCTCGCTGCAGCAGGCGTCCTTCGCCGAGGCACGGCTCTCCGACAAGGCGGCCGCCCTGGCGGACCGCGAGGAGACCCTGCGCATGGAGCTGGATGACCTGCGCGACCCCCAACGCATCGCCCGGGAGGCGGAAGCCATGGGCATGGTCATCCCGCCAGCGCCGGCCTTCCTCAGGCTCGACGGCACGGTCGTCGGCACCCCCCGGCCCGCCACTCCCGAGGACCGCATCCGGATCAGCCCGCGGCCCCCGGCAATGCCGGCGGACCTGCGACCCCAGATCACCGTCGTCGAGGTCCCGGCGAAGCCTGCCGGCGGCTGA
- a CDS encoding peptidoglycan D,D-transpeptidase FtsI family protein yields the protein MSTTSTRDARPFGRRGSPVLRLRIGLLVIAVVLSFFAARLLQLQGLDPKSYADMATAKDVVELTLPAARGDILDRNGVALAGSVNGRMIIADPLRTADRAPELATLLANELDLDYFRTLEKLRRDGSRFQYIARRVPAATAREVLDKVNKAKFKGLSTENEPIRDYPAGDVAANLVGFMGTDEPLAGFERSFNGHLSGKDGETRYTQGKGYRVPLAENSTVKPVDGQELRTTIDRDLQWYTQKVLAQAVEDYRAKSGVAVVMDTRTGELLAVADAPTFNANKPLESDEEDLGSRAFSDVFEPGSVQKVLTAAALVDAGKVTARTRIKVPPQLQRQDRPINDWFSHGVLRMTMAGVIAQSSNIGTVLAADSFGKRALHRYLSGFGLGQRTDVGVRGEARGLLPTPERMTSQNKDRIVFGQSLSVNAVQMTAAINTIANGGERVSPSLISGSATTDEGLEVGSDHATRTRVVSQKAARETMLMMERVVDDEVGVAPRAQVPGYRVAGKTGTAQRVNEECSCYDGSFSLSFGGFAPADDPRFTVYVVIHAPGVDGGGGSVGGPAFSKIMARALSHYGVPPTGGKPNSVPVEW from the coding sequence TTGTCGACCACCAGCACTCGGGACGCCCGCCCCTTCGGGCGCCGCGGCTCTCCCGTCCTCCGTCTGAGGATCGGCCTGCTGGTGATCGCGGTGGTGCTGTCGTTCTTCGCTGCCCGCCTGCTGCAGCTCCAGGGCCTGGACCCGAAGTCGTACGCGGACATGGCGACCGCCAAGGACGTGGTCGAGCTGACGCTGCCCGCTGCGCGGGGCGACATCCTCGACCGCAACGGCGTGGCCCTGGCCGGATCGGTCAACGGACGGATGATCATCGCTGACCCGCTCCGCACCGCCGATCGGGCGCCCGAGCTGGCGACCCTGCTGGCCAACGAGCTCGACCTCGACTACTTCCGGACGCTCGAGAAGCTGCGTCGCGACGGCAGTCGCTTCCAGTACATCGCCCGCCGCGTCCCGGCCGCCACCGCTCGTGAGGTGCTCGACAAGGTCAACAAGGCGAAGTTCAAGGGCCTCAGCACCGAGAACGAGCCGATCCGCGACTACCCGGCCGGCGACGTCGCCGCCAACCTCGTGGGTTTCATGGGCACCGACGAGCCCCTCGCGGGCTTCGAGCGCAGCTTCAACGGCCACCTGTCCGGCAAGGACGGGGAGACCCGCTACACCCAGGGCAAGGGCTACCGCGTGCCGTTGGCGGAGAACTCCACGGTGAAGCCGGTCGACGGCCAGGAGCTGCGGACGACGATCGACCGCGACCTGCAGTGGTACACGCAGAAGGTGCTGGCGCAGGCGGTCGAGGACTACCGCGCCAAGTCCGGCGTCGCCGTCGTCATGGACACGCGCACCGGCGAGCTCCTGGCCGTGGCCGACGCACCGACCTTCAACGCCAACAAGCCGCTGGAGAGCGACGAGGAGGACCTCGGGTCGCGCGCCTTCAGCGACGTCTTCGAACCCGGTTCCGTGCAGAAGGTCCTCACCGCTGCCGCGCTCGTCGACGCGGGCAAGGTGACCGCTCGCACCCGGATCAAGGTGCCGCCGCAGCTCCAGCGTCAGGACCGGCCGATCAACGACTGGTTCAGCCACGGCGTGCTGCGCATGACGATGGCCGGGGTGATCGCGCAGTCGTCCAACATCGGGACCGTGCTCGCCGCCGACTCCTTCGGCAAGCGCGCGCTGCACCGCTACCTCTCCGGCTTCGGCCTGGGCCAGCGGACCGACGTGGGGGTGCGCGGCGAGGCCCGCGGCCTGCTGCCGACCCCTGAGCGGATGACGTCGCAGAACAAGGACCGCATCGTCTTCGGCCAGTCGCTCTCGGTCAACGCCGTGCAGATGACGGCGGCCATCAACACGATCGCCAACGGCGGCGAGCGGGTCTCGCCCAGCCTGATCTCCGGCTCCGCCACCACCGACGAGGGCCTCGAGGTCGGCAGTGACCACGCCACCCGCACCCGCGTGGTGAGCCAGAAGGCTGCCCGCGAGACGATGCTGATGATGGAGCGGGTCGTCGACGACGAGGTCGGGGTGGCTCCTCGTGCCCAGGTTCCCGGTTACCGCGTTGCCGGAAAGACGGGCACCGCGCAGCGCGTCAACGAGGAGTGCTCCTGCTACGACGGCTCCTTCTCGCTCTCCTTCGGCGGATTCGCGCCGGCCGACGACCCGCGCTTCACCGTCTACGTCGTCATCCACGCCCCGGGCGTCGACGGCGGAGGTGGCTCCGTGGGTGGCCCTGCCTTCTCCAAGATCATGGCCCGGGCCCTCTCGCACTACGGCGTCCCGCCGACCGGTGGCAAGCCCAACTCGGTCCCGGTGGAGTGGTGA
- a CDS encoding UDP-N-acetylmuramoyl-L-alanyl-D-glutamate--2,6-diaminopimelate ligase — MVAEQKTSAARPSTPPHATLARVAQWLRDLAGDSAHVLVRGSGEVEVTGLTLSTSRVEPGDLFAALPGLRTHGATYAPEALAAGAVAVLTDPAGAALLPPDTHAVVVEAPRRFLGALAARLHGDPATSMRMIGVTGTQGKTTVTQLAEGALRRTGTPSAVIGTVGTRVAGEDVATALTTPEAPDLQALFARMREVGVVACAMEVSSHALVLGRVDGVVFDVATFLNLGRDHLDFHADVEEYYTAKASLFTPERARRAVINVDDEHGRRLVGETELEVTTFSARGADADWRATDVVCGADGSTFRLLGPGGVDLATSVPLPGDFNVANALAAVATCAAAGFDPATVARGIAEGPGVPGRLERVDAGQDFSVVVDYAHKPDAVEATLRTLRPLTDGQLIVVLGAGGDRDRGKRPLMGEIAARLADVFVVTDDNPRSEDPRVIRAAVLDGVHEPRAEVLEIGDRRRAIREALRRARPGDIVLVAGKGHESGQEVEGVVTPFDDRAVAREELALL, encoded by the coding sequence ATGGTTGCTGAGCAGAAGACGTCCGCGGCCCGCCCGTCGACCCCGCCTCACGCGACGCTCGCTCGAGTGGCGCAGTGGCTGCGCGACCTGGCGGGCGACTCCGCCCACGTGCTCGTCCGGGGTTCCGGTGAGGTGGAGGTCACGGGCCTCACCCTCAGCACCTCCCGCGTCGAGCCCGGTGACCTCTTCGCCGCGCTGCCCGGCCTGCGTACGCACGGGGCGACGTACGCCCCCGAGGCGCTCGCCGCCGGGGCCGTGGCAGTCCTCACCGACCCGGCCGGCGCGGCCCTGCTGCCGCCGGACACCCACGCCGTCGTGGTGGAGGCCCCCCGCCGGTTCCTCGGCGCCCTGGCTGCTCGCCTGCACGGAGACCCCGCCACCTCGATGCGAATGATCGGCGTCACCGGCACCCAGGGCAAGACGACGGTCACGCAGCTGGCCGAGGGTGCGCTGCGCCGCACCGGCACCCCGTCCGCGGTCATCGGCACCGTCGGCACGCGGGTCGCCGGCGAGGACGTGGCGACGGCGCTGACGACGCCGGAGGCACCCGACCTCCAGGCCCTCTTCGCCCGGATGCGCGAGGTCGGCGTGGTCGCCTGCGCGATGGAGGTCTCCAGCCATGCGCTGGTGCTGGGGCGCGTCGACGGCGTGGTCTTCGACGTGGCCACCTTCCTCAACCTCGGCCGGGACCACCTCGACTTCCACGCCGACGTGGAGGAGTACTACACCGCCAAGGCTTCGCTCTTCACGCCCGAGCGCGCCCGTCGTGCCGTCATCAACGTCGACGACGAGCACGGACGCCGACTCGTCGGCGAGACCGAGCTCGAGGTGACCACCTTCTCCGCCCGCGGCGCCGACGCCGACTGGCGGGCCACCGACGTGGTCTGCGGGGCGGACGGCTCCACCTTCCGGCTGCTCGGCCCCGGTGGAGTCGACCTGGCGACCTCGGTCCCTCTTCCCGGTGACTTCAACGTGGCCAACGCGCTCGCGGCGGTGGCCACGTGCGCCGCGGCCGGCTTCGACCCGGCGACCGTGGCCCGGGGGATCGCCGAAGGGCCGGGCGTGCCCGGACGGTTGGAGCGCGTGGACGCGGGGCAGGACTTCTCCGTGGTGGTCGACTACGCGCACAAGCCCGACGCCGTGGAGGCGACGTTGCGCACCCTGCGTCCCCTGACCGACGGACAGCTCATCGTCGTGCTGGGCGCCGGAGGGGACCGCGACCGCGGCAAGCGCCCGCTGATGGGCGAGATCGCTGCCCGGCTGGCCGACGTCTTCGTCGTCACCGACGACAACCCGCGCTCGGAGGACCCTCGCGTCATCCGGGCCGCCGTGCTCGACGGGGTGCACGAGCCTCGTGCCGAGGTGCTGGAGATCGGGGACCGCCGCCGGGCGATCCGCGAGGCCCTGCGCCGCGCGCGACCCGGCGACATCGTGCTGGTCGCGGGCAAGGGCCACGAGTCCGGGCAGGAGGTCGAGGGCGTCGTCACGCCTTTCGACGACCGTGCCGTGGCGCGTGAGGAGCTGGCGCTCCTGTGA
- a CDS encoding UDP-N-acetylmuramoyl-tripeptide--D-alanyl-D-alanine ligase, which yields MTLAEIAVVVGGVLDGEGAADVLVTGPASIDSRAVPHGGLFVAVVGERVDGHDYAGGAVEGGAAGVLGTHPCGVPAVLVADPVVALGGLARHVLDQLDGVTVLAMTGSQGKTGTKDYLAALLAPEGPTVATAGNNNNELGVPLTVLRADATTRYLVVEMGARGVGHIAALCEIAPPQVAAVLNIGTAHVGEFGSREMIAVAKGEILEALPPEGTAVLNAGDPLTSAMGVRTRATVMSFGVDAELAGVAWRDLRLDPTGRASFELGHDGHWVPVHLTQIGVHQVENAAAAAAMALAVGVSLDDVAQRLSSVADVSRWRMEPHVRADGLLVVNDAYNANPESMSAAVRTLAHLGRSREGRSIAVLGVMRELGARSEEGHRRVGQVVAESGVDVLVTVGPEAAAVAEGAKADPAWRGEAIVTASRDEALSWVRENVTAADAVLVKASRGAALEHIVEGILEGTADR from the coding sequence ATGACCTTGGCGGAGATCGCCGTCGTCGTGGGCGGGGTGCTCGACGGTGAAGGGGCCGCCGACGTGCTCGTCACCGGACCTGCCTCGATCGACAGCCGTGCCGTGCCCCACGGCGGACTCTTCGTCGCCGTGGTGGGGGAGCGGGTCGACGGCCACGACTACGCGGGCGGAGCCGTGGAGGGCGGGGCGGCAGGTGTCCTCGGCACCCACCCGTGCGGGGTGCCGGCGGTCCTGGTGGCCGACCCCGTCGTCGCGCTCGGTGGGCTGGCGCGGCACGTGCTCGACCAGCTCGACGGCGTGACCGTGCTGGCGATGACCGGGTCGCAGGGCAAGACGGGGACCAAGGACTACCTGGCCGCGCTGCTCGCTCCCGAGGGGCCGACGGTCGCCACAGCGGGCAACAACAACAACGAGCTCGGTGTCCCGCTCACGGTCCTGCGTGCCGACGCCACCACCCGCTACCTCGTCGTGGAGATGGGGGCGCGCGGTGTGGGCCACATTGCCGCACTCTGCGAGATCGCCCCGCCGCAGGTGGCCGCCGTCCTCAACATCGGCACGGCCCACGTCGGGGAGTTCGGCAGCCGGGAGATGATCGCGGTGGCCAAGGGCGAGATCCTCGAGGCGCTCCCTCCCGAGGGCACCGCGGTGCTCAACGCCGGCGACCCGCTCACCTCGGCCATGGGCGTACGCACCCGCGCGACCGTGATGAGCTTCGGCGTCGACGCCGAGCTCGCCGGCGTCGCGTGGCGCGACCTCCGGCTCGATCCCACCGGTCGCGCCAGCTTCGAGCTGGGGCACGACGGGCACTGGGTGCCCGTCCACCTGACGCAGATCGGCGTCCACCAGGTCGAGAACGCCGCCGCTGCGGCCGCCATGGCCCTCGCGGTGGGCGTCAGCCTGGACGACGTCGCGCAGCGCCTGTCGTCGGTCGCCGACGTCTCGCGATGGCGGATGGAGCCGCACGTGCGTGCGGACGGACTGCTCGTGGTCAACGACGCCTACAACGCCAACCCTGAGTCGATGTCGGCCGCGGTGCGCACGCTCGCGCACCTGGGCCGGTCACGCGAGGGCCGCAGCATCGCCGTGCTCGGCGTGATGCGCGAGCTCGGTGCCCGTTCGGAGGAGGGGCACCGACGCGTCGGCCAGGTGGTCGCCGAGTCAGGCGTCGACGTCCTCGTCACGGTCGGACCGGAGGCCGCGGCCGTGGCCGAGGGTGCGAAGGCCGATCCTGCCTGGCGCGGTGAGGCGATCGTCACGGCGAGCCGGGACGAGGCACTGTCCTGGGTGCGGGAGAATGTGACGGCCGCCGACGCGGTACTGGTCAAGGCATCACGCGGTGCGGCTCTCGAGCACATCGTCGAAGGAATCCTGGAAGGAACTGCTGACCGATGA
- the mraY gene encoding phospho-N-acetylmuramoyl-pentapeptide-transferase — translation MRAILFAGGLALILSLLGTRVAITMLSRRGYGQEIREDGPTSHHTKRGTPTMGGIVIIGASVLAYFAAKLATGTVPSASAWLLLFLFVGLGTVGFLDDFIKIVKQRSLGLRSKAKMIGQTVVAVAFGALALSPMLEDDRGQTPASHHISFLRDFDRWEVPTVLLVLFIWFMVTGFSNAVNLTDGLDGLAAGATTLVFGAFVLVNVWQYNQSCALSPSASCYEVRDPLDLAVVSAAIMGATFGFLWWNASPAQIFMGDTGSLALGGALAGLAILTRTELLLVIIGGLFVIETLSVMLQVGWFKATKGKRIFRMAPLHHHFEMLGWEQVTVVIRFWIIAGFFVAAGIGLFYAEWVAGIG, via the coding sequence ATGAGAGCCATCCTGTTCGCAGGCGGACTCGCCCTCATCCTGTCGCTGCTCGGAACCCGAGTGGCGATCACGATGCTGTCGCGACGCGGATACGGGCAGGAGATCCGCGAGGACGGCCCCACGTCGCACCACACCAAGCGCGGGACGCCGACGATGGGCGGCATCGTCATCATCGGTGCCTCCGTGCTCGCCTACTTCGCGGCGAAGCTCGCCACCGGCACCGTCCCGTCCGCCTCGGCGTGGCTCCTGCTCTTCCTCTTCGTCGGGCTCGGCACGGTGGGCTTCCTCGACGACTTCATCAAGATCGTCAAGCAGCGCAGCCTGGGGCTGCGCAGCAAGGCCAAGATGATCGGCCAGACTGTGGTGGCCGTCGCCTTCGGTGCCCTGGCGCTCTCGCCCATGCTGGAGGACGACCGTGGTCAGACCCCGGCGTCGCACCACATCTCCTTCCTGCGCGACTTCGACCGCTGGGAGGTCCCGACGGTCCTCCTGGTCCTGTTCATCTGGTTCATGGTCACCGGCTTCAGCAACGCGGTGAACCTGACCGACGGTCTGGACGGCCTGGCAGCGGGCGCGACCACGCTGGTCTTCGGCGCGTTCGTCCTGGTCAACGTGTGGCAGTACAACCAGTCCTGCGCCCTCTCACCCTCCGCCTCCTGCTACGAGGTGCGTGACCCGCTCGACCTGGCGGTGGTCTCCGCCGCGATCATGGGGGCGACCTTCGGGTTCTTGTGGTGGAACGCCTCACCGGCCCAGATCTTCATGGGTGACACCGGTTCGCTGGCCCTGGGTGGCGCGCTGGCCGGACTCGCGATCCTGACCCGCACCGAGCTGCTGCTGGTCATCATCGGTGGCCTCTTCGTCATCGAGACGCTCTCGGTGATGCTCCAGGTTGGCTGGTTCAAGGCGACGAAGGGCAAACGCATCTTCCGGATGGCGCCCTTGCACCACCACTTCGAGATGCTCGGCTGGGAGCAGGTGACCGTGGTCATCCGCTTCTGGATCATCGCGGGCTTCTTCGTGGCTGCCGGCATCGGCCTCTTCTACGCCGAATGGGTGGCGGGCATCGGATGA